Proteins from a genomic interval of Acidobacteriota bacterium:
- a CDS encoding GDP-mannose 4,6-dehydratase — protein MRVLITGVSGFVGHYLVEHIVEASPEADIWGLLWAGEFANAPRSVFAIEGDLTNIYSLKNAVDQAKPEVVFHLAAASSVASSWDNPGLFLEVNALGTVNLLEAVRDYDARIVVSSSAEIYGAVPMAEQPIVESAPLAPISPYGVSKASQDLVTAQYFHGHGLDTVRIRPFHHTGPRRPARFVASSFARQIARIERGLDPPCLAVGNLEAIRDITDVRDVVRAYWLGAMHGKGGEAYNVCSGRQTTMQQVLDGLLTLTDIEVEIEVDPARMRVADIPCQVGDNSRFSDLTGWRAEIPLEQTLGDLLDWWRDRVRDH, from the coding sequence GTGCGCGTCCTCATAACCGGTGTCTCCGGATTCGTCGGGCACTACTTGGTCGAGCATATCGTCGAAGCTTCACCCGAAGCCGACATCTGGGGTCTGCTCTGGGCAGGTGAATTTGCCAACGCTCCTCGCTCGGTTTTTGCAATCGAGGGCGATCTCACCAACATCTATTCACTGAAAAACGCCGTCGACCAGGCGAAACCGGAGGTTGTCTTCCACCTCGCCGCAGCCTCGTCGGTTGCGAGTTCATGGGACAACCCAGGGCTGTTTCTCGAAGTCAATGCACTCGGAACCGTCAACTTGCTGGAGGCAGTCCGCGATTACGATGCGAGGATCGTTGTGTCTTCGTCGGCCGAGATCTACGGTGCGGTTCCAATGGCGGAACAACCGATCGTCGAATCGGCACCGCTGGCACCGATTTCGCCGTACGGAGTGAGCAAGGCGTCGCAGGATCTCGTGACAGCGCAATACTTCCACGGTCACGGCCTCGACACCGTTCGGATCAGACCCTTCCACCATACGGGACCGAGGCGGCCAGCGCGCTTCGTTGCCTCGAGTTTCGCCCGGCAGATCGCCCGCATCGAACGCGGCCTCGACCCACCCTGCCTGGCGGTCGGAAACCTCGAGGCCATTCGAGATATCACCGATGTCAGAGACGTTGTACGAGCCTACTGGCTGGGCGCGATGCACGGCAAAGGCGGAGAGGCCTACAACGTCTGTTCGGGTCGCCAGACGACAATGCAGCAGGTGCTCGACGGCCTGCTCACCCTGACCGACATCGAGGTCGAGATCGAGGTGGATCCGGCGCGGATGAGAGTCGCAGACATCCCGTGCCAAGTCGGCGACAACAGCCGTTTCAGCGATCTGACTGGGTGGCGGGCCGAAATCCCGCTGGAGCAGACCCTCGGCGATCTCCTCGATTGGTGGCGCGACAGGGTCAGAGATCATTGA
- the folE gene encoding GTP cyclohydrolase I FolE, protein MNDPAIFDSQKSNQADSATNGDNSIARGEEKRIIENVAEHMAAIMQELKLDLGDPNYKHTPHRVAEMYLEMFHGLREGAEPKITTFPNEEGYNHMVIEKEIPFYSMCAHHFVPFYGHAHIAYIPEAEVIGLSKLPRILEFYAKRPQLQERLTEQVAEFLWTKLEPQGVMVVIEARHLCVEMRGVKKAGALTTTSALRGCFADRKVREEFLSLLRRQTAW, encoded by the coding sequence ATGAATGACCCAGCGATTTTCGACTCACAGAAAAGCAATCAGGCCGATTCGGCCACCAACGGCGACAACTCGATCGCTCGCGGAGAGGAAAAGAGAATTATCGAAAACGTGGCTGAACACATGGCCGCAATCATGCAAGAGCTGAAGCTCGACCTCGGTGATCCCAACTACAAACACACTCCTCACCGCGTTGCGGAGATGTATCTGGAAATGTTTCACGGCCTGAGAGAAGGGGCCGAGCCGAAAATCACGACTTTCCCGAACGAAGAGGGATACAACCACATGGTGATCGAAAAGGAAATACCCTTCTACTCCATGTGCGCCCATCATTTCGTTCCGTTTTACGGCCATGCGCATATCGCCTATATCCCTGAAGCAGAAGTCATAGGCCTTTCCAAGCTACCGCGGATCTTGGAGTTCTATGCGAAGCGGCCGCAGCTCCAGGAGCGATTGACCGAGCAGGTGGCGGAGTTCCTCTGGACCAAGCTCGAACCCCAGGGTGTCATGGTGGTGATCGAAGCGCGCCATCTATGCGTGGAAATGCGGGGGGTGAAGAAGGCGGGTGCGTTGACCACAACCTCCGCGCTGAGGGGGTGTTTCGCCGACCGCAAGGTGCGCGAGGAGTTTCTCTCTTTGCTCCGCCGGCAGACGGCGTGGTAG
- the rfbD gene encoding dTDP-4-dehydrorhamnose reductase, giving the protein MPEFTPRKILITGSRGQLGRAVADACAFRDIDFEGRDIDTLNITDADAVVRWIEAAKPTDVVNCAAFTAVDDCEADEQQALLVNGTAVGHMADACNAVGANLVQISTDYVFAGDGSRPYREDDPVAPMSAYGRTKLRGEELATRANGHLVVRTAWLYGHGGRNFVEAIRSQIDKSARSLRVVADQRGSPTFCGDLADAVLDLITVGATGIVHAVNSGETTWHGFAVAIADLLGKEIEIQKVTTQEFPRPAHRPAYSVLDTCRLETLLNRALPSWDDALRRYLDIPCASS; this is encoded by the coding sequence ATGCCTGAATTCACTCCGCGCAAGATTCTCATCACCGGATCTCGTGGTCAGCTCGGCCGCGCTGTGGCGGACGCCTGTGCATTTCGGGATATCGATTTTGAAGGCCGTGATATCGATACACTCAACATCACCGATGCCGACGCCGTTGTGAGATGGATCGAGGCTGCAAAGCCCACCGACGTCGTCAACTGCGCGGCCTTCACCGCAGTCGACGACTGCGAGGCCGACGAGCAGCAGGCTTTACTGGTGAACGGAACCGCCGTCGGACACATGGCGGACGCCTGCAACGCGGTCGGAGCGAATCTCGTTCAGATCTCGACAGACTATGTCTTCGCCGGAGACGGCAGTCGACCATACCGCGAGGATGACCCGGTCGCACCGATGAGCGCATACGGTCGAACCAAGCTTCGCGGGGAGGAGCTCGCCACCCGCGCCAACGGACATCTCGTTGTGCGCACCGCCTGGCTTTACGGACATGGTGGACGCAATTTTGTCGAGGCCATACGAAGCCAGATCGACAAGTCTGCGAGGAGTCTTCGAGTCGTGGCAGATCAACGGGGGAGCCCAACATTTTGTGGCGATCTCGCGGACGCGGTCCTCGACCTCATCACCGTCGGAGCCACAGGAATCGTACACGCCGTCAACTCCGGCGAGACGACCTGGCATGGGTTCGCGGTCGCCATCGCTGACCTTCTCGGCAAGGAGATCGAGATTCAAAAGGTAACGACCCAGGAGTTCCCGAGACCGGCCCACCGGCCCGCGTACTCCGTTCTCGACACTTGCCGTCTGGAAACCCTGCTCAACAGAGCCCTCCCCTCCTGGGACGACGCTTTGCGGCGCTACCTGGATATACCGTGCGCGTCCTCATAA